A genomic segment from Nicotiana tabacum cultivar K326 chromosome 7, ASM71507v2, whole genome shotgun sequence encodes:
- the LOC107783371 gene encoding putative inactive poly [ADP-ribose] polymerase SRO5 gives MVFVPSSYRHGVQFSARDYPFDCLQTAIQDKDGLRHLLLFKLVLGRSELVISGSGQFQPSSEDIDFEVDSFTSPRTYIVWSSRLSTHVFPEVIVSFRVFDRPTLSKNVNLTIPFDALITRLSKILPSHAIKLIKEYYNDRQKGKTTAQEFVRQVSQVAGNSLLISIIKSISAQRNLAQPRPKEQ, from the exons ATGGTTTTTGTTCCATCAAGTTATCGCCATGGAGTTCAATTTTCTGCTCGTGATTACCCTTTTGATTGTCTTCAAACTGCTATTCAAGACAAAGATGGACTAAGACATTTATTGCTTTTCAAATTGGTATTGGGAAGATCGGAACTAGTAATTTCTGGTTCAGGACAATTTCAACCAAGTTCTGAGGATATTGATTTCGAGGTTGACAGTTTCACATCTCCAAGAACGTATATAGTTTGGAGTAGTCGCCTAAGTACACACGTCTTCCCTGAAGTCATAGTCAGTTTCAGAGTTTTTGATCGTCCAACTCTTTCAAAGAATGTAAATTTAACGATTCCCTTTGATGCTTTGATCACTAGATTATCAAAGATCTTGCCTTCTCATGCTATCAAGTTGATAAAAGAATATTACAATGATCGTCAAAAGGGGAAGACCACTGCGCAAGAATTTGTAAGGCAAGTGAGCCAAGTAGCAGGAAACAGTTTGTTGATTTCAATCATAAAGTCTATATCTGCTCAG AGAAATTTAGCTCAACCAAGACCGAAAGAGCAATAA